One window from the genome of Desulfuribacillus alkaliarsenatis encodes:
- the rplM gene encoding 50S ribosomal protein L13, with protein sequence MRTTYMAKTNEVQRDWYVIDAEGKTLGRLATEAATLLRGKHKPEFTPHVDTGDFVIVINCSKVVLTGKKLEQKKYYRHSGYTGGLKVTKASDMIKNKPEEMVFKAIKGMVPHTKLGDAQIKKLRVYAGPEHEHQAQQPKNWELKS encoded by the coding sequence ATGCGTACTACCTATATGGCAAAGACCAACGAAGTTCAACGCGATTGGTATGTAATTGATGCGGAAGGTAAGACACTAGGTCGTCTTGCAACTGAAGCTGCTACTTTATTAAGAGGAAAACATAAGCCTGAATTTACCCCTCATGTAGATACTGGAGACTTCGTAATAGTTATCAACTGCAGTAAAGTGGTATTAACAGGTAAGAAATTAGAGCAGAAAAAATACTACCGTCACTCAGGTTACACAGGTGGCTTAAAAGTTACAAAAGCATCTGACATGATTAAGAACAAGCCAGAGGAAATGGTATTCAAAGCAATTAAAGGCATGGTGCCACACACAAAGCTTGGCGATGCACAAATCAAGAAATTACGTGTTTATGCTGGACCAGAGCATGAGCATCAAGCACAACAACCAAAAAATTGGGAACTTAAATCGTAA